In Acinetobacter pittii, one genomic interval encodes:
- a CDS encoding FAD-binding oxidoreductase, producing the protein MTKVTALPADDQRCAWYHLSPKRMVKPSHRGKSTARWAVIGAGYTGLAAARQLALNFPNDEVILIEAQEVGFGTAGRNAGFAIDLPHDIGAEDYIGDIDIAKTTLKLNLLGQSILHGLVNKHAIDCHMRPSGKYQGAVEDRGIKVLEAYQRGLDKLGQEYQVIHGSELPSHIGTSFYKKALFTPGTMLLQPSALVKGLADSLPSNVTLYENTAITEVEYGDKVVLKHDLGQITADKLILANNAFGQRFGFSQLKRTMLPVFLYASMTRPLTPSEQAELGGKDFWGVIPSDPFGSTVRRTHDNRILMRNSFSFNPNGKPKPHCLERFIYKHQRSFDNRFPMLPDVKFEYTWSGSLALSQNHKGFFGQLAPNVYGALCCNGLGITRGTVTGTLLADWIAGQRSDLIDFLLETSGPNKVPPEPFLSIGVNATLWWGQRKAGLEE; encoded by the coding sequence ATGACTAAAGTTACAGCCTTACCTGCCGATGACCAGCGATGTGCATGGTATCACTTGAGCCCAAAACGAATGGTTAAACCAAGCCATAGAGGTAAAAGTACAGCGCGCTGGGCAGTCATTGGTGCAGGGTATACGGGCTTGGCGGCAGCACGTCAATTGGCACTTAATTTTCCAAATGATGAAGTCATCTTGATTGAAGCGCAAGAAGTTGGTTTTGGTACGGCTGGTCGAAATGCGGGTTTTGCAATTGATCTTCCACATGATATTGGTGCCGAAGACTATATCGGTGATATTGATATTGCCAAAACTACTCTGAAGCTCAATTTGTTGGGGCAATCTATTTTGCATGGCTTAGTCAATAAACACGCAATCGATTGTCACATGCGTCCAAGCGGTAAATATCAAGGTGCTGTAGAAGACCGTGGTATCAAGGTTTTGGAAGCTTATCAACGTGGCTTAGACAAACTCGGGCAAGAATACCAAGTCATTCATGGTTCAGAATTACCGAGTCATATTGGAACATCATTTTATAAAAAAGCACTGTTCACACCAGGAACAATGCTGCTTCAACCATCAGCGTTAGTCAAAGGTTTAGCAGACAGTTTACCGTCGAATGTGACGCTATATGAAAATACAGCAATCACTGAAGTTGAATACGGCGATAAAGTGGTATTGAAGCACGACCTTGGTCAAATCACTGCGGATAAGTTGATTTTGGCGAACAATGCTTTTGGGCAACGTTTTGGTTTTTCACAGTTAAAACGCACCATGTTGCCAGTCTTTTTATATGCAAGTATGACTCGTCCCTTAACGCCAAGTGAGCAAGCTGAATTAGGCGGTAAGGATTTCTGGGGTGTGATTCCATCTGACCCGTTTGGTAGTACTGTTCGTCGTACCCATGACAACCGTATTTTAATGCGCAACAGTTTTAGTTTTAACCCAAATGGAAAACCGAAACCGCATTGTCTAGAGCGTTTTATTTATAAACATCAGCGTTCTTTTGATAACCGTTTTCCGATGTTGCCAGACGTTAAATTTGAATATACGTGGAGTGGTTCACTCGCATTGTCGCAAAACCATAAAGGCTTCTTTGGTCAGCTTGCTCCAAATGTTTATGGTGCTTTGTGTTGTAACGGTCTAGGAATTACCCGCGGAACAGTCACAGGTACTTTATTAGCTGACTGGATTGCAGGCCAGCGTAGCGACTTGATTGATTTTCTTTTGGAAACTTCAGGTCCAAACAAAGTTCCGCCTGAGCCATTCTTATCCATTGGTGTCAATGCAACCTTGTGGTGGGGGCAAAGAAAAGCAGGGTTAGAAGAGTGA